One window of the Mixophyes fleayi isolate aMixFle1 chromosome 6, aMixFle1.hap1, whole genome shotgun sequence genome contains the following:
- the LOC142094748 gene encoding lysozyme C II-like, whose product MKTFAVILLAAIATTSLALDRCTVVRALRNGNVVGIKRYTLEDYVCLVHFASYYDHTLNRSPSEYGIFQINSYWWCDDGYTYGRKNLCGVSCRALLNTNLSDDIRCLRRIVRDPNGLDAWSVYTRNCKGRDLRLYTRGC is encoded by the exons ATGAAGACCTTTGCTGTTATCCTACTGGCTGCCATCGCCACTACAAGCTTGGCATTAGATCGGTGCACTGTGGTGAGAGCACTAAGAAATGGAAATGTCGTTGGTATTAAGAGGTACACCCTTGAAGATT ATGTGTGCTTGGTTCATTTTGCTAGTTACTATGATCACACCCTGAATAGAAGTCCTAGTGAGTACGGCATCTTTCAGATTAACAGCTACTGGTGGTGTGATGATGGCTACACCTATGGACGCAAGAACCTATGTGGCGTGTCTTGTAGAG CTCTACTGAACACCAACCTCTCAGACGATATAAGATGCCTTCGAAGAATTGTGAGAGACCCTAATGGACTTGACGCTTG GAGTGTCTACACGAGAAACTGCAAAGGACGAGATCTTCGCTTATACACACGTGGATGTTAA